The nucleotide window TTTGCTTCCTCTGTTGGTTGTGCCTTTTGTTCCGCTGGTTGCTCTTGTACCTTAGGGCTTGCTTGTTCACTCACCTTCGGCTTTTCCTGCTTTATGTCTGTTTTCGTTTTTGTTTCCTCTTCACCGTTACATCCCACCAAAGCAACAAATAAACCAAGCGTTATCATCCATTTGTACATAATATCACATCCTTTAAAAAGCAAGCAGGGGCATCTACGCCCCCGTCTCATTATATAATTCTTCTCCAAACTAGAACTGCAGTCATAATAAGTATGAATCCTGCAGCTAGACTGGACCAAAATACTGTGTCAAGCAGTGCTGTATCAGGAAGCGTTTGTTTGACTTCCCCTTTTACTGGTTCTGCTGTTTTCGTTTCGCTTGGTACAGGTTTAGTAACTGTTTCTGTCGGTACTGAAATTTCTGGTGTTTCTGGAATAGATGGTTGAGATGGCTCTGGTGTTGTTGGTTCACTTGGCGTTTCTGGTTCGTTAATTGGTTCACCGCTCCAATCGAAAATTGAGCCCTTTTCTTGTGTAAAGTACGTGTATTGTACTAACGCATACAGTGCTTGCTCAGATGAAAGCGCATCGCTTGCTTCACTTGTATGCTGCCATTTAAATCCACCGTCTGTTTGTTGGAAGGTAACGAGATTTTCAATGACATTCGCTTCTTTCGTCCACTCCGCATCTGTAGGGTCAATATCCAGAATGGATAAAGCTGTAAGTACCAATGCAGTGCTGTTGGCATTTTGATCAAAGCCGCCATCCTTACCTTGCATACTTTGCAAAAGTTTTAAGGTTGTTTCTTGCGCTTTTGCTACTTCCGGCTTCTCACTATACGGTGCCAATGCAATCAGCATCATACTATTTGTATCCGCATCTGTGCCCCATCCACCTTCAGCTCGTTGCTGTGATAAGATTGCATCTACAAGCTTCTCGCGGCTCCAAAATGCGCCAGCAGGAATATCATACTTTCTACTATCTAGTGCCAATAAAGCAGCGCTGTAAGCATAAACATCAGCAAGTGTTTGGTCATTGTATAACTTCTCAACTAAATTTTGATTTGCAAACTTTGTAGGGTCACTTCCAATAGCATTAATTGCCAAAATTGTTTTTGCTAATTTGCCGCCTTGCATTCTTTTATTTTGTACATTATCTTTTAATTGCTCTATGTAACTCGCTTTTACATCATCAGAGATTACTGCACCTGAGCGCAACAACCCAATGGCTTCCCACTCAGAATTGATACCGTCTCTTAATAGATAGGCAGCCGCATCGGCAATCGCTTTATTTGTATCTACTTCCCTTGGTGTAGTTCCTGGGTCTGGTGTTGTAGGCGGTTCCTTAACCGGCTCTAGTAAACTCAGATCGCATTCGCTGATTTTTTTTAACTGCTCCTTCAATGTATCAGTAGGCGCTGTATTCCAATCTTCAATAAATCGCATGGCAATAATATCACCATTCTTTACTTGGTAACCACCTACTCCTACCATCGCCATTTCGTTATTTGTTTCCAGCGCCCAATAGCTTTGCTTATACTTCTCACCAGCAACAAGACCGTCAATACCTGTTAGGTATAACGTTGTTCCTGTGCCACTGTACACCAGCTTATTCGGAAATACCTCGTTCAATACATCAAATGCTGTTGCACCTTCTTCAAACTCTACCTTCTTTGGACATAAAATTGCTCCGCGTTCTGAGTCTCCAACAACAACAAGCGTTGCTGTACGTCCCTCAGCAAACACCACGCCAATATTCGCAAACGTCGACACCACCATACATACGGTGAGGACGAATGCAGCAAGCCACTTCTTCATATCTACTTCCCCCTTCATTTTTGAGCCCAATAAAAAAAGCCCGTTACGGGCGTGCGCAAGCATATATGTACTTACACAACACCTCCCTATTCCTCGTAGGATTTCGGTGCATCGTGCATAGGCAGGTCTCCTGGCTCGTGTGTCGTCAATTTTGTGCGCCTTCCCGGGTAACAGTGGCTTATGCACAAAATCTCTTCACTTACAGTGGCGGGACCGCGTCGGATTCACACCGACTTCCCTTTTAAACATAGCGAGCGCTCGCTCACTATGCACCTATACTCGTCACAATATTCGAAATTATGATACTATTCTACTATGGAATTATGATTCTGTCGACAATATTTCATAGTATCCCTCTAAAAGTTGTAACACATATAGGTAGGAATAGCTATATAAATCCGTTTAAAATTTTGTATACTGATACATGAAAGGTGTTGATACATATGGCGAGTAAAACCATCGCATGTCGGCTGCTAGATACGAAGAAAATTGCGTATACGCTCCATGAATATGAATGGGATGAAAATAATTTAGATGCCAAGCATGTAGCGAATTTGGTAGGTCTGCCTTATGAACAGGTGTTTAAAACACTTGTACTAAAAGGCGACAAAACAGGTGTTGTTATGACTTGCATTCCTGCTAATAGCGAGTTGAACATGAAAGCACTCTCATCCATCAGCGGCAACAAAAAGGTAGAAATGGTGCCGGTAAAAGACATACAGAGTCTAACCGGTTACATTCGTGGCGGTGTTTCCCCGCTTGGTGTTAAGAAAAGATATCCCTTGTATGTTGACAAGTCAGCTTCTGCATATGATACCATCAGCATTAGTGCAGGTAAACGCGGCTTGCAGATTTTCTTAAACGGTACGGAATTTATAGAAATAACCGATGCGAAAACAGCAGACTTGACTTAAAGAAGATGCTAGCTAGCATCTTCTTTAAGTCATCCTTGTACGTTGTCTAAGATCTTCTCCGCATCCACTTGTAAAGCCCGAATCATAATTGTATTTGCAATACCATATACAAGTAGCAATATAAAAAACGTCAGCCCAATTCCTGCATGTAATATGAAATACAACCCCATTACAATGCCTACTGTTGCTGCGGCAATTAGGAAATTTACGAGCAAGTTCCATAGCAGCGTATAACGACCTTTAAACAATTTTTGCTCATTTTCCCAGTGTACATCCGCTGTTTTTGCATCCCATCTCACACCAATCATATTGGTAAGCCATAAGCCGTTTAAACATAAAATGAGCCAAAGGGTCACGAATAATAGAGACACCTTTAAGAGCGCAACCATGACAATGCCGAATAATGCTAAAATACTAACACTGACGAGCCACGATGCAAAAATTTTAGCAAATAAAATAGTTTGCGGTGCAATAGGCAAATAACGATTTACAAACCAACTGCTACCGTCCCTGGAAAAAGCGGTTATTGCAGTCACATTAGAGCTTAATAAAAACATACCAGCACAATAAGCAACACCAAGGACCAAACCTGCTTGATCAGGGTTCGTGACACTCCTCTTCATCCATTCTATACTACCGTTTTGTTGAAAGAACGCAAAGAAAAAAATGATTGGTGTCGTTAACCCCTGAATGACGCAATTTAAAAAGAAAGCCGGTGTGCGCATTAAAATACGTAGCTCCTTTTTTACATACGTTAACCATTTAGATGTTTGCTTTACCTGTTTCACATACGCAGCGTTACCTACGGTTTTACGCTTCACCACACCTCCGGAAAGACCAATAACTCCCTTTAAATAATATGTTTGTGCGGTTACATAGAATAGGCTAAAGGCCATCATTGAAATAACTATAAATATAAGCACATATAAAAGCCCCATGGCAGTGTTATATTGTGACAGCCCCGTCGCTGCGAAATATGTGGTAGGAAAATACGTCGTCATACTTACTAATATCTCACCACTTCCACCAGTCAACAAGTTCTCCACCTGCTCTTGTGAAGCGCTACGATTATTCCATTGCATAAACACATTAATACCTACTACAAAAAGAATTGAAAACAGCCCCACAATAAGGCGACCGCTGTCTTTGTTTTTGGAAAGGTTTGTAAAGCGCATCAATACCATAAGCAGCAGTGAGATAAGTACAAGTGGAATGATTGGAAAAATCGCATAAATAACAACACTATACAAGTAGTACACTATGCCTGCTCCGCTTAATACGCCGTATATGACAAGAATTGGAATAACAAAGAACGAAGATAGCACATACTGCGTCAGCAACACTGTCAAAAACTTAGCTGTAACGATTTGTGAGGGCTGAAGCGGTAGTGGCAATAGATTTTCAATATCGTCTTCGTAATAAAACACTGTTAAGACGGAGGTGACGCTCGTAAGAAATACCCAAATACTTGCAACAGCGAGTCCGATACCAAGTAACGCTTTTTGTTGTCCATACTGTGCAAACACACCATAAACGCCATATGACATTGTACCAAAGAAGATAAAACCAACGCCCAACAGCATAACATATGAAAATAAATAGAGCGCAACTTTCTTTTTACTTGCAAACCACTCCGCATAACTCATTTTCAATAATACGTTTGTAAGTCGCCATATCTTATGCATGGTCAGTCATCTCCAAGAACATCTTTTCAAGTGATGCATCAGACTTAAAATGATCACGCATTTCTTGCAGATTACCACAAAACTGTAAATTCCCTTTGTTAATAATACCAACTCGATCACAAAGCTTTTCAGCAACCTCTAGCACATGTGTCGAAAAGAAAACTGTCTTTCCTTTATCCGCGTGCTCGCGCATCATCTGTTTTAATACGTATGCGGACTTTGGGTCTAATCCAGTTAACGGCTCATCTAAAATCCATACATCCGGCTCATGTAGCAGTACACCTATCATAATAATTTTTTGCCGCATACCATGTGAGTAAGTTTGAATTTGATCACCAAGTACATAAGATAAATCAAACTGTTTAGCCAACATTTCAATGCGATTTAAACGTAGCTTGCTCGGCACCTCATACATATCACCCATAAAATTTAGATACTCCATACCCTTTAGGCGT belongs to Ectobacillus sp. JY-23 and includes:
- a CDS encoding DUF4430 domain-containing protein produces the protein MKKWLAAFVLTVCMVVSTFANIGVVFAEGRTATLVVVGDSERGAILCPKKVEFEEGATAFDVLNEVFPNKLVYSGTGTTLYLTGIDGLVAGEKYKQSYWALETNNEMAMVGVGGYQVKNGDIIAMRFIEDWNTAPTDTLKEQLKKISECDLSLLEPVKEPPTTPDPGTTPREVDTNKAIADAAAYLLRDGINSEWEAIGLLRSGAVISDDVKASYIEQLKDNVQNKRMQGGKLAKTILAINAIGSDPTKFANQNLVEKLYNDQTLADVYAYSAALLALDSRKYDIPAGAFWSREKLVDAILSQQRAEGGWGTDADTNSMMLIALAPYSEKPEVAKAQETTLKLLQSMQGKDGGFDQNANSTALVLTALSILDIDPTDAEWTKEANVIENLVTFQQTDGGFKWQHTSEASDALSSEQALYALVQYTYFTQEKGSIFDWSGEPINEPETPSEPTTPEPSQPSIPETPEISVPTETVTKPVPSETKTAEPVKGEVKQTLPDTALLDTVFWSSLAAGFILIMTAVLVWRRII
- the ybaK gene encoding Cys-tRNA(Pro) deacylase, which translates into the protein MASKTIACRLLDTKKIAYTLHEYEWDENNLDAKHVANLVGLPYEQVFKTLVLKGDKTGVVMTCIPANSELNMKALSSISGNKKVEMVPVKDIQSLTGYIRGGVSPLGVKKRYPLYVDKSASAYDTISISAGKRGLQIFLNGTEFIEITDAKTADLT
- a CDS encoding ABC transporter permease, yielding MHKIWRLTNVLLKMSYAEWFASKKKVALYLFSYVMLLGVGFIFFGTMSYGVYGVFAQYGQQKALLGIGLAVASIWVFLTSVTSVLTVFYYEDDIENLLPLPLQPSQIVTAKFLTVLLTQYVLSSFFVIPILVIYGVLSGAGIVYYLYSVVIYAIFPIIPLVLISLLLMVLMRFTNLSKNKDSGRLIVGLFSILFVVGINVFMQWNNRSASQEQVENLLTGGSGEILVSMTTYFPTTYFAATGLSQYNTAMGLLYVLIFIVISMMAFSLFYVTAQTYYLKGVIGLSGGVVKRKTVGNAAYVKQVKQTSKWLTYVKKELRILMRTPAFFLNCVIQGLTTPIIFFFAFFQQNGSIEWMKRSVTNPDQAGLVLGVAYCAGMFLLSSNVTAITAFSRDGSSWFVNRYLPIAPQTILFAKIFASWLVSVSILALFGIVMVALLKVSLLFVTLWLILCLNGLWLTNMIGVRWDAKTADVHWENEQKLFKGRYTLLWNLLVNFLIAAATVGIVMGLYFILHAGIGLTFFILLLVYGIANTIMIRALQVDAEKILDNVQG
- a CDS encoding ABC transporter ATP-binding protein produces the protein MIEIHNVSKSYGGASYAVRDLSLTIPSGQIFGFLGPNGAGKSTTIKMMTGIHAPDRGAIFINGKNIQEEPLAAKKTFGYVPDSPDLFLRLKGMEYLNFMGDMYEVPSKLRLNRIEMLAKQFDLSYVLGDQIQTYSHGMRQKIIMIGVLLHEPDVWILDEPLTGLDPKSAYVLKQMMREHADKGKTVFFSTHVLEVAEKLCDRVGIINKGNLQFCGNLQEMRDHFKSDASLEKMFLEMTDHA